From one Suricata suricatta isolate VVHF042 chromosome 8, meerkat_22Aug2017_6uvM2_HiC, whole genome shotgun sequence genomic stretch:
- the KCNA2 gene encoding potassium voltage-gated channel subfamily A member 2, which produces MTVATGEPADEAAALPGHPQDTYDPEADHECCERVVINISGLRFETQLKTLAQFPETLLGDPKKRMRYFDPLRNEYFFDRNRPSFDAILYYYQSGGRLRRPVNVPLDIFSEEIRFYELGEEAMEMFREDEGYIKEEERPLPENEFQRQVWLLFEYPESSGPARIIAIVSVMVILISIVSFCLETLPIFRDENEDMHGGGVTFHTYSNSTIGYQQSTSFTDPFFIVETLCIIWFSFEFLVRFFACPSKAGFFTNIMNIIDIVAIIPYFITLGTELAEKPEDAQQGQQAMSLAILRVIRLVRVFRIFKLSRHSKGLQILGQTLKASMRELGLLIFFLFIGVILFSSAVYFAEADERESQFPSIPDAFWWAVVSMTTVGYGDMVPTTIGGKIVGSLCAIAGVLTIALPVPVIVSNFNYFYHRETEGEEQAQYLQVTSCPKIPSSPDLKKSRSASTISKSDYMEIQEGVNNSNEDFREENLKTANCTLANTNYVNITKMLTDV; this is translated from the coding sequence ATGACAGTGGCCACCGGAGAGCCAGCAGACGAGGCTGCTGCCCTCCCCGGGCACCCACAGGACACCTATGACCCAGAGGCAGACCACGAGTGCTGTGAGAGGGTAGTGATCAACATCTCAGGGCTGCGGTTCGAGACCCAGCTGAAGACCTTAGCCCAGTTTCCAGAGACCCTCTTAGGGGACCCAAAGAAGCGGATGCGATACTTCGACCCTCTCCGAAATGAGTACTTTTTCGATCGGAACCGCCCCAGCTTCGATGCCATCTTGTACTATTACCAGTCTGGGGGCCGGCTGAGGCGACCTGTGAACGTGCCCTTAGATATATTCTCTGAGGAGATTCGGTTTTATGAGCTGGGAGAAGAAGCGATGGAAATGTTTCGGGAAGACGAAGGCTACATCAAAGAGGAAGAGCGTCCTCTGCCTGAAAATGAGTTTCAGAGGCAGGTGTGGCTCCTCTTTGAATACCCAGAGAGCTCAGGGCCTGCCAGGATTATAGCTATTGTATCTGTCATGGTGATTCTGATCTCGATTGTCAGCTTCTGCCTGGAAACGCTGCCCATATTCCGGGATGAGAACGAGGACATGCATGGTGGCGGGGTGACCTTCCATACCTATTCCAACAGCACCATCGGGTACCAGCAGTCGACTTCCTTCACTGACCCTTTCTTCATCGTGGAGACCCTCTGCATCATCTGGTTCTCCTTTGAGTTCTTGGTGAGGTTCTTCGCCTGTCCCAGCAAAGCCGGCTTCTTCACCAACATCATGAACATCATCGACATTGTGGCCATCATTCCCTACTTCATCACCCTGGGGACAGAACTGGCTGAGAAGCCAGAGGATGCCCAGCAGGGCCAGCAGGCCATGTCTCTGGCCATCCTCCGCGTCATCCGGTTGGTaagagtctttaggattttcaaGTTGTCTAGACACTCCAAAGGTCTCCAGATTCTAGGTCAGACCCTCAAAGCCAGCATGCGAGAATTGGGCCTCCtgatcttcttcctcttcatcgGGGTCATCCTTTTCTCTAGTGCTGTCTATTTCGCAGAGGCCGATGAGCGAGAGTCCCAGTTCCCTAGCATCCCGGATGCCTTCTGGTGGGCAGTCGTCTCCATGACAACTGTAGGCTATGGAGACATGGTTCCAACTACCATCGGGGGAAAGATCGTGGGTTCCCTGTGCGCGATTGCAGGTGTGTTAACCATTGCCTTACCAGTCCCCGTcatagtgtccaacttcaactacTTCTACCAccgggagacagagggagaggagcaggcCCAGTACCTGCAAGTGACGAGCTGTCCAAAGATCCCATCCTCCCCTGACCTAAAGAAAAGTAGAAGTGCCTCTACCATTAGTAAGTCCGATTACATGGAGATCCAGGAGGGGGTTAACAACAGTAACGAGGACTTTAGAGAGGAAAACTTGAAAACGGCCAACTGCACTTTGGCTAATACAAACTATGTGAATATCACCAAAATGTTAACTGATGTCTGA